Proteins encoded within one genomic window of Ranitomeya variabilis isolate aRanVar5 chromosome 4, aRanVar5.hap1, whole genome shotgun sequence:
- the LOC143767705 gene encoding uncharacterized protein LOC143767705 has protein sequence MNMDRDKMAERILHLTLEILVRLTGEDYTVVKKTSSERCQDPVSEGWGRPLSPITEPPPHPLIHEDINDQKILELTYKMIELLTGEVPIRSQDVAVYFSMEEWEYLEGHKDLYKDVMMEVPQPLTSPDLSSKRTTPERCPHPLLPQDCNQEDPNVPQDHQGEDLTHINTTETYVRGDERCKEEFLAYDYPDDCTRRSEGQLTSSIFKSDDLEIPQDTVEVNSIAPDIPSSLHSKNLSRDSLPTTKQNQSPKISIKNRIAPNAKKPFPHSEYGNGFPLEKCFLKH, from the exons atgaatatggacagagacaagatggcggagaggatattacacctcaccctagagatcctcgtccggcttactggagag gattacacagtggtgaagaagacctctagtgagcgctgtcaggaccctgtgtctgagggatggggaagacccctgagcccaatcacggagcctccacctcacccactgatacatgaggacatcaatgaccagaagatcctagaactcacctacaagatgattgagctgctgactggagag GTTCCTATAAGgtctcaggatgtcgctgtctatttctccatggaggagtgggagtatttagaaggacacaaagatctgtacaaggacgtcatgatggaggttccccagcccctcacatcaccag atctatccagtaagaggacaacaccagagagatgtccccatcctcttcttccacaggactgtaaccaagaagatcccaatgttcctcaggatcatcag ggtgaagatctgacccatattaatactacagagacatatgtgaggggtgatgagcggtgtaaagaggagtttcttgcatatgactacccag atgactgtaccaggagatcagagggacagctgacgtcttcaatttttaaatcagatgatcttgagatcccacaggacacAGTTGAAGTGAATTCCATTGCTcccgatataccatcatcccttcatagCAAAAATCTGTCAcgtgattcattaccgactactaagcaAAATCAGAGtcccaaaataagcattaaaaaccgGATTGCTCCTAATGCAAAGAAGCCATTTCCTCATTCAGAATATGGAAATGGTTTTCCCCTAGAAAAATGTTTtcttaaacattaa